The following proteins are encoded in a genomic region of Chelmon rostratus isolate fCheRos1 chromosome 3, fCheRos1.pri, whole genome shotgun sequence:
- the LOC121603996 gene encoding sialoadhesin-like isoform X2 yields the protein MSSTAAASGFVAFLLSVQVVQGTNDWGVTYTSTEICASKGSTVELPCTYKYPSRQKTRYTTVTNQLWFTEFNGYVHVDLRTDPQYSGRVEYSDDKKDCTLTITDVRESDSAEYKFRFITNHDGGSYTGSPGVTLWVTDPGLQVKVRESPYRDQIECHIICHRPDHPSYIWYKNGQKIPAATSSSSYYYSDSFSSADSYSCAVAGHEDSPSPSVCVVGQSCNRVTYTHRGICVFRGSSVDISCTYSSNGYDVDSKFWFSPERSRQWLNPSQPEDLGGDSQYDGRVQVITERGRSTLRITDLTESDSAQYRFKFRTGSFEWTSSLPGTTLTVTALQVQVTRIKVYQSYTEAELKCHSSCGPAGRSSWFKNGEEITGVQMSSYKGVFYPGDIISCALKGHETYVSPSVYAPKPPSVSVSHAGKIMEGSSVTLTCSSDANPAASYTWYKENVNLKAVREEAQLVFRSIQSSDSGEYYCAAENELGRRTSKNISIEVTYAPKLPSVLVSPSGEIEEGSSVTLSCSSDANPAAKYTWYKMNQTLTPGDTYHFTSITLEDSGIYHCKSENEYGQITSNPVHIDVQYAPKLPSVSVSPSGEIKEGSSVTLTCSSDANPAANYTWYRENEDSTKASGQIFIITDFRAEHSGNYYCEAQSKRGRRNSTLYLLAVAGKSTMMINIIRLTLVVVGPTLLLLFCLWMRKKKTLSSTTETHEPIETMELESDPDYTNVSALNSRRRSTSM from the exons AtgagttcaacagcagcagcgagTGGATTTGTTgccttccttctctctgtacAAG TGGTACAGGGTACGAATGACTGGGGAGTGACTTACACCTCTACTGAGATCTGTGCCTCAAAAGGATCAACTGTGGAATTACCCTGCACGTACAAATACCCATCCAGACAAAAAACACGATATACCACAGTTACAAATCAACTCTGGTTTACTGAATTTAATGGATATGTACATGTGGATCTGAGAACAGACCCACAGTATTCAGGTCGTGTGGAGTACAGTGATGATAAGAAGGACTGCACTCTGACAATCACAGACGTGAGAGAGAGCGACTCAGCTGAGTACAAGTTCAGGTTCATAACAAACCACGATGGTGGAAGCTATACTGGTTCACCTGGAGTCACTTTGTGGGTCACAG ATCCAGGTCTCCAGGTGAAGGTGAGAGAATCTCCATATCGTGACCAGATTGAGTGTCACATTATTTGTCATCGACCTGATCATCCTTCCTACATCTGGTAcaaaaatggacagaaaattccagcagcaacatcttcttcttcttattattattcagaCTCCTTTAGTTCTGCAGACAGTTACTCCTGTGCTGTCGCAGGACATGAGGATTCCCCCTCTCCTTCAGTGT gtgTCGTTGGTCAATCCTGCAACAGAGTGACGTACACCCACAGAGGCATCTGTGTCTTCAGAGGCTCATCAGTGGACATTTCCTGCACGTACAGCAGTAATGGATACGATGTTGATTCAAAATTCTGGTTCAGTCCTGAACGTAGCCGTCAGTGGCTGAATCCATCACAGCCTGAGGACCTCGGAGGAGACTCCCAGTATGACGGTCGTGTTCAGGTGATCACAGAGAGAGGACGCTCCACTCTGAGAATCACTGACCTGACAGAGAGTGATTCAGCTCAGTATCGCTTCAAATTCAGAACAGGAAGCTTTGAATGGACGAGTAGTTTACCTGGAACAACTCTGACTGTCACAG ctctgcaggtgcaggtgaCCAGAATAAAAGTCTACCAGTCTTACACTGAGGCAGAGCTGAAGTGTCACAGCAGCTGCGGTCCAGCTGGTCGTTCTTCCTGGTTCAAGAATGGAGAGGAAATCACAGGGGTGCAGATGTCCTCTTATAAAGGCGTCTTTTATCCTGGAGACATCATCTCTTGTGCTTTGAAAGGACATGAAACTTACGTCTCTCCCTCAGTGT ATGCTCCAAAGCCTCCCTCTGTGTCAGTGAGTCACGCTGGTAAAATCATGGAGGGCAGTTCAGtgactctgacctgcagcagtgatgctaacCCAGCAGCTAGTTACACCTGGTACAAGGAGAATGTGAACCTCAAAGCCGTCAGAGAAGAAGCACAGCTTGTCTTCAGGTCCATCCAGTCCTCTGACTCTGGAGAGTATTACTGTGCAGCTGAGAACGAGCTGGGGAGGAGAACATCTAAAAACATCTCTATTGAAGTGACGT ATGCTCCAAAGCTTCCCTCTGTGTTGGTGAGTCCCTCTGGTGAGATAGAGGAAGGCAGTTCAGtgactctgagctgcagcagtgatgctaacCCAGCAGCTAAATACACCTGGTACAAGatgaaccaaacactgactcctgGAGACACGTATCATTTCACCTCTATCACCTTGGAGGACAGCGGGATCTACCACTGCAAGTCTGAGAATGAGTATGGCCAGATCACCTCCAACCCTGTACACATAGATGTCCAGT ATGCTCCAAAGCTTCCCTCTGTGTCAGTGAGTCCCTCTGGTGAGATAAAGGAAGGCAGCTCAGTGACTCTGACttgcagcagtgatgctaacCCAGCAGCTAATTATACCTGGTACAGGGAGAATGAAGACTCGACAAAAGCATCAGGAcaaatcttcatcatcactgactTCAGAGCTGAACACAGTGGGAATTATTACTGTGAAGCCCAGAGCAAAAGAGGACGTCGTAACTCCACCTTGTATCTGCTTGCTGTGGCAG GGAAATCAACAATGATGATAAATATCATCAGGTTGACTCTGGTGGTTGTGGGGCCGACtcttctgcttctgttctgtctgtggaTGAG gaagaagaaaactcTGAGCTCCACCACTGAAACACATGAACCCATAGAGACTATGGAG CTGGAGTCTGATCCTGATTATACCAACGTCTCAGCCttaaacagcagaagaagaagcacaagCATGTAG
- the LOC121603996 gene encoding sialoadhesin-like isoform X1, with protein MSSTAAASGFVAFLLSVQVVQGTNDWGVTYTSTEICASKGSTVELPCTYKYPSRQKTRYTTVTNQLWFTEFNGYVHVDLRTDPQYSGRVEYSDDKKDCTLTITDVRESDSAEYKFRFITNHDGGSYTGSPGVTLWVTDPGLQVKVRESPYRDQIECHIICHRPDHPSYIWYKNGQKIPAATSSSSYYYSDSFSSADSYSCAVAGHEDSPSPSVCVVGQSCNRVTYTHRGICVFRGSSVDISCTYSSNGYDVDSKFWFSPERSRQWLNPSQPEDLGGDSQYDGRVQVITERGRSTLRITDLTESDSAQYRFKFRTGSFEWTSSLPGTTLTVTALQVQVTRIKVYQSYTEAELKCHSSCGPAGRSSWFKNGEEITGVQMSSYKGVFYPGDIISCALKGHETYVSPSVYAPKPPSVSVSHAGKIMEGSSVTLTCSSDANPAASYTWYKENVNLKAVREEAQLVFRSIQSSDSGEYYCAAENELGRRTSKNISIEVTYAPKLPSVLVSPSGEIEEGSSVTLSCSSDANPAAKYTWYKMNQTLTPGDTYHFTSITLEDSGIYHCKSENEYGQITSNPVHIDVQYAPKLPSVSVSPSGEIKEGSSVTLTCSSDANPAANYTWYRENEDSTKASGQIFIITDFRAEHSGNYYCEAQSKRGRRNSTLYLLAVAGKSTMMINIIRLTLVVVGPTLLLLFCLWMRKKKTLSSTTETHEPIETMEIPLEAFNAHLVVCPHQLESDPDYTNVSALNSRRRSTSM; from the exons AtgagttcaacagcagcagcgagTGGATTTGTTgccttccttctctctgtacAAG TGGTACAGGGTACGAATGACTGGGGAGTGACTTACACCTCTACTGAGATCTGTGCCTCAAAAGGATCAACTGTGGAATTACCCTGCACGTACAAATACCCATCCAGACAAAAAACACGATATACCACAGTTACAAATCAACTCTGGTTTACTGAATTTAATGGATATGTACATGTGGATCTGAGAACAGACCCACAGTATTCAGGTCGTGTGGAGTACAGTGATGATAAGAAGGACTGCACTCTGACAATCACAGACGTGAGAGAGAGCGACTCAGCTGAGTACAAGTTCAGGTTCATAACAAACCACGATGGTGGAAGCTATACTGGTTCACCTGGAGTCACTTTGTGGGTCACAG ATCCAGGTCTCCAGGTGAAGGTGAGAGAATCTCCATATCGTGACCAGATTGAGTGTCACATTATTTGTCATCGACCTGATCATCCTTCCTACATCTGGTAcaaaaatggacagaaaattccagcagcaacatcttcttcttcttattattattcagaCTCCTTTAGTTCTGCAGACAGTTACTCCTGTGCTGTCGCAGGACATGAGGATTCCCCCTCTCCTTCAGTGT gtgTCGTTGGTCAATCCTGCAACAGAGTGACGTACACCCACAGAGGCATCTGTGTCTTCAGAGGCTCATCAGTGGACATTTCCTGCACGTACAGCAGTAATGGATACGATGTTGATTCAAAATTCTGGTTCAGTCCTGAACGTAGCCGTCAGTGGCTGAATCCATCACAGCCTGAGGACCTCGGAGGAGACTCCCAGTATGACGGTCGTGTTCAGGTGATCACAGAGAGAGGACGCTCCACTCTGAGAATCACTGACCTGACAGAGAGTGATTCAGCTCAGTATCGCTTCAAATTCAGAACAGGAAGCTTTGAATGGACGAGTAGTTTACCTGGAACAACTCTGACTGTCACAG ctctgcaggtgcaggtgaCCAGAATAAAAGTCTACCAGTCTTACACTGAGGCAGAGCTGAAGTGTCACAGCAGCTGCGGTCCAGCTGGTCGTTCTTCCTGGTTCAAGAATGGAGAGGAAATCACAGGGGTGCAGATGTCCTCTTATAAAGGCGTCTTTTATCCTGGAGACATCATCTCTTGTGCTTTGAAAGGACATGAAACTTACGTCTCTCCCTCAGTGT ATGCTCCAAAGCCTCCCTCTGTGTCAGTGAGTCACGCTGGTAAAATCATGGAGGGCAGTTCAGtgactctgacctgcagcagtgatgctaacCCAGCAGCTAGTTACACCTGGTACAAGGAGAATGTGAACCTCAAAGCCGTCAGAGAAGAAGCACAGCTTGTCTTCAGGTCCATCCAGTCCTCTGACTCTGGAGAGTATTACTGTGCAGCTGAGAACGAGCTGGGGAGGAGAACATCTAAAAACATCTCTATTGAAGTGACGT ATGCTCCAAAGCTTCCCTCTGTGTTGGTGAGTCCCTCTGGTGAGATAGAGGAAGGCAGTTCAGtgactctgagctgcagcagtgatgctaacCCAGCAGCTAAATACACCTGGTACAAGatgaaccaaacactgactcctgGAGACACGTATCATTTCACCTCTATCACCTTGGAGGACAGCGGGATCTACCACTGCAAGTCTGAGAATGAGTATGGCCAGATCACCTCCAACCCTGTACACATAGATGTCCAGT ATGCTCCAAAGCTTCCCTCTGTGTCAGTGAGTCCCTCTGGTGAGATAAAGGAAGGCAGCTCAGTGACTCTGACttgcagcagtgatgctaacCCAGCAGCTAATTATACCTGGTACAGGGAGAATGAAGACTCGACAAAAGCATCAGGAcaaatcttcatcatcactgactTCAGAGCTGAACACAGTGGGAATTATTACTGTGAAGCCCAGAGCAAAAGAGGACGTCGTAACTCCACCTTGTATCTGCTTGCTGTGGCAG GGAAATCAACAATGATGATAAATATCATCAGGTTGACTCTGGTGGTTGTGGGGCCGACtcttctgcttctgttctgtctgtggaTGAG gaagaagaaaactcTGAGCTCCACCACTGAAACACATGAACCCATAGAGACTATGGAG ATTCCATTGGAGGCCTTCAACGCTCATCTTGTTGTCTGTCCCCATCAGCTGGAGTCTGATCCTGATTATACCAACGTCTCAGCCttaaacagcagaagaagaagcacaagCATGTAG
- the arhgap19 gene encoding rho GTPase-activating protein 19 isoform X1 — protein MAAGKDVGENTQNRRGTECNMVINHEESPGGSRAGRPPVIFNPDFFVEKLRHENPDIFLELVLSNITRLIDLPGTEFAQLLGEEGPKTPTGGNGGFFRSFNFLKRKDKGVVFGAPLTESSIAQIYQLIEYLTKNLHVEGLFRVPGNSVRQQTLKELLNSGADVDLESGDFHPNDVATLLKTFLGELPEPLLTHRHFHAHLKIADMTLFDEHGNKTAIPNKERQIEALQLLFLLLPQANRSLLKLLLDLLYHTAKQQDKNKMSAFNLALMFSPHVLWPRHMTAGDLKDNLKKLNNSMAFLIKHSQKLFRAPLYLRDYARVHFTGTKALQIKDDLELLASSGSPAQRRVLPLKRTAVLGPSSQEQCQSPAQQYTEEALKELFRHVHHNMPDSAKKKKLVRQLVKQTTAGTPTNEAPPAPSKKHPRSRSFGGLIKRKARGEQVTAERRLRHISPDTVTSAGRKPGKENVVLKQAVNSPLNGPVLGKAGLVVKNPDFTFKKDKALKVSKDSPSAARMCFSPAQEISA, from the exons ATGGCTGCGGGTAAAGATGTcggtgaaaacacacaaaatagaaG aggTACAGAGTGCAACATGGTGATCAATCATGAGGAATCACCGGGGGGCTCTCGTGCTGGCCGACCACCAGTCATCTTCAACCCAGACTTTTTTGTGGAGAAACTGCGCCATGAAAACCCTGATATTTTCCTGGAGCTGGTGCTTAGTAACATCACTCGCCTTATTGATCTTCCCGGGACGGAGTTTGCACAGCTCCTTGGTGAGGAGGGTCCTAAGACCCCAACAGGTGGAAATGGAGGCTTCTTTCGCTCTTTCAACTTCCTCAAACGCAAAG ATAAAGGCGTCGTGTTTGGAGCCCCGCTGACAGAGAGCTCCATTGCTCAGATATACCAGCTCATTGAATACCTCACCAAGA ATCTGCATGTTGAGGGTCTGTTTCGGGTGCCGGGGAACAGCGTTCGGCAGCAGACCCTGAAGGAGCTCCTCAACAGCGGGGCTGATGTCGACCTGGAGTCTGGAGACTTTCACCCCAATGATGTGGCCACGTTGCTCAAGACTTTCCTGGGAGAGCTGCCCGAGcccctgctcacacacagacacttccaTGCACACCTTAAGATAGCtg ATATGACTCTATTCGACGAACACGGCAACAAGACTGCGATACCCAACAAGGAGCGTCAAATAGAGGCCCTGCAGCTTCTCTTCCTGCTGTTACCTCAGGCCAACCGCTCACTgctcaaactgctgctggacCTGCTTTACCACACCGCCAAGCAGCAGGACAAGAACAAGATGTCTGCCTTCAACCTGGCCCTCATGTTTTCCCCGCATGTCCTTTGGCCCAGACAT ATGACGGCCGGTGACTTGAAAGACAATCTGAAGAAACTGAACAACAGCATGGCCTTCCTCATCAAACACTCACAGAAACTTTTCAGG GCTCCCTTATACCTGCGAGACTATGCCAGAGTGCACTTCACTGGGACCAAGGCTCTGCAGATCAAG GATGATCTGGAGCTGCTGGCGTCGAGCGGCTCTCCTGCTCAGCGGAGAGTGTTGCCTCTGAAGAGGACGGCTGTTCTGGGTCCCAGCTCTCAGGAGCAATGCCAATCACCAGCTCAACAATACACAGAAGAGGCTCTGAAGGAGCTCTTCAGACACGTCCACCACAACATGCCGGACTCcgccaagaagaagaaactcgTCCGACAG TTGGTCAAACAGACAACCGCAGGGACGCCTACTAACGAGGCCCCCCCAGCTCCCAGCAAGAAACATCCCCGTTCCCGCTCCTTTGGTGGTCTTATCAAG CGCAAAGCTCGTGGCGAgcaggtgacagcagagaggcGGCTAAGACACATCTCCCCTGATACTGTCACCAGCGCAGGAAGAAAACCTGGTAAAGAGAACGTCGTCCTCAAGCAGGCG gtGAACAGCCCATTAAATGGTCCCGTGTTGGGTAAAGCAGGGCTGGTAGTAAAAAACCCAGACTTTACtttcaaaaaagacaaagctcTGAAGGTTTCCAAG GACTCTCCCTCTGCGGCCAGGAtgtgtttctctcctgctcAGGAGATCTCAGCGTAA
- the arhgap19 gene encoding rho GTPase-activating protein 19 isoform X2: MAAGKDVGENTQNRRGTECNMVINHEESPGGSRAGRPPVIFNPDFFVEKLRHENPDIFLELVLSNITRLIDLPGTEFAQLLGEEGPKTPTGGNGGFFRSFNFLKRKDKGVVFGAPLTESSIAQIYQLIEYLTKNLHVEGLFRVPGNSVRQQTLKELLNSGADVDLESGDFHPNDVATLLKTFLGELPEPLLTHRHFHAHLKIADMTLFDEHGNKTAIPNKERQIEALQLLFLLLPQANRSLLKLLLDLLYHTAKQQDKNKMSAFNLALMFSPHVLWPRHMTAGDLKDNLKKLNNSMAFLIKHSQKLFRDDLELLASSGSPAQRRVLPLKRTAVLGPSSQEQCQSPAQQYTEEALKELFRHVHHNMPDSAKKKKLVRQLVKQTTAGTPTNEAPPAPSKKHPRSRSFGGLIKRKARGEQVTAERRLRHISPDTVTSAGRKPGKENVVLKQAVNSPLNGPVLGKAGLVVKNPDFTFKKDKALKVSKDSPSAARMCFSPAQEISA; the protein is encoded by the exons ATGGCTGCGGGTAAAGATGTcggtgaaaacacacaaaatagaaG aggTACAGAGTGCAACATGGTGATCAATCATGAGGAATCACCGGGGGGCTCTCGTGCTGGCCGACCACCAGTCATCTTCAACCCAGACTTTTTTGTGGAGAAACTGCGCCATGAAAACCCTGATATTTTCCTGGAGCTGGTGCTTAGTAACATCACTCGCCTTATTGATCTTCCCGGGACGGAGTTTGCACAGCTCCTTGGTGAGGAGGGTCCTAAGACCCCAACAGGTGGAAATGGAGGCTTCTTTCGCTCTTTCAACTTCCTCAAACGCAAAG ATAAAGGCGTCGTGTTTGGAGCCCCGCTGACAGAGAGCTCCATTGCTCAGATATACCAGCTCATTGAATACCTCACCAAGA ATCTGCATGTTGAGGGTCTGTTTCGGGTGCCGGGGAACAGCGTTCGGCAGCAGACCCTGAAGGAGCTCCTCAACAGCGGGGCTGATGTCGACCTGGAGTCTGGAGACTTTCACCCCAATGATGTGGCCACGTTGCTCAAGACTTTCCTGGGAGAGCTGCCCGAGcccctgctcacacacagacacttccaTGCACACCTTAAGATAGCtg ATATGACTCTATTCGACGAACACGGCAACAAGACTGCGATACCCAACAAGGAGCGTCAAATAGAGGCCCTGCAGCTTCTCTTCCTGCTGTTACCTCAGGCCAACCGCTCACTgctcaaactgctgctggacCTGCTTTACCACACCGCCAAGCAGCAGGACAAGAACAAGATGTCTGCCTTCAACCTGGCCCTCATGTTTTCCCCGCATGTCCTTTGGCCCAGACAT ATGACGGCCGGTGACTTGAAAGACAATCTGAAGAAACTGAACAACAGCATGGCCTTCCTCATCAAACACTCACAGAAACTTTTCAGG GATGATCTGGAGCTGCTGGCGTCGAGCGGCTCTCCTGCTCAGCGGAGAGTGTTGCCTCTGAAGAGGACGGCTGTTCTGGGTCCCAGCTCTCAGGAGCAATGCCAATCACCAGCTCAACAATACACAGAAGAGGCTCTGAAGGAGCTCTTCAGACACGTCCACCACAACATGCCGGACTCcgccaagaagaagaaactcgTCCGACAG TTGGTCAAACAGACAACCGCAGGGACGCCTACTAACGAGGCCCCCCCAGCTCCCAGCAAGAAACATCCCCGTTCCCGCTCCTTTGGTGGTCTTATCAAG CGCAAAGCTCGTGGCGAgcaggtgacagcagagaggcGGCTAAGACACATCTCCCCTGATACTGTCACCAGCGCAGGAAGAAAACCTGGTAAAGAGAACGTCGTCCTCAAGCAGGCG gtGAACAGCCCATTAAATGGTCCCGTGTTGGGTAAAGCAGGGCTGGTAGTAAAAAACCCAGACTTTACtttcaaaaaagacaaagctcTGAAGGTTTCCAAG GACTCTCCCTCTGCGGCCAGGAtgtgtttctctcctgctcAGGAGATCTCAGCGTAA